ACTCCCCGGAGCCTGCTGTCTTGGTTCCGGTGTTGATATGGCTTTACGCCCATGGTGGGCCTTCGGACACCGGACCGCCACCGACTGGCCTTGTGCGGCCGCCGGATCGTGCGTATCCGGCCGCTTCCCCTCGTGCCCCACCCGCCTGACCGGTCCCATCCTCCGGTCCAAGCCGCCATGATGGACGCGACCCGACCGAATCGGGCTTCTGCGCTATTGTGGGGGCCAGTGTTAGCACCCAGGGCCTAGGTTTCCGCATTCCGTGCAGGAAGCAAGGCTCTTCAGGAATTAAGAATGAATGGTATCCGCCGCGGGGCTTTGGCCCTGCTCTTCGCGATGTATGGCTGCCTGGCCGGCGCGTCCGAGGGTGGCACCCTTGTCGGCCACTTCGATCCCCTCGTGCTCGACGATCACCTCAGCTTGCACCAGGTGATCGACGAAACCTTCGCGCAATACCCCCAGGGCGCCGTCATCACCTCTCTCCAGGACGAGGCCAAGGCCCTGCATCAGCGCAGCGACAGCCTGGTCGCTGGCTACCCGATGATCTACCTGCAATGGATCGACGATCATGTGTTCAATGGCCGTGGATTCATGGAAATCCAGACCGGCTATCAGATCCCGATCTGGATGTGGGGACAGCGCAGCGCCAGCCGCCAGGTGGCGCAGGATGCGGAGAACAGCGCGGCTTTGTTCTCCAGCGCATTGAAGCACGAAGTGGCGGGCCTGGTGCGTGATGCGCTATGGAACCTGGAACTGGTGCAGAACCGCCACGAACTGGCGCAGAAGGTCTACGAAGTATCACGGCAACTGGTTGCGGCGGTGAGCCGCCGCGTGGATCTGGGCGACCTGGCCCGCGCGGATCTGCTGCTGGCGCAGAGTGATCTCCTAGAGAAGAAGTCCTTGCTCACTCTGGCCGAGGCCGAGGTGATGCATGCGCGCAAGGCTTATACCAATCTGACGCGCATGACCCGGGCACCCAAATCCTTTACCGAGAAACTCAGCGGCACGACCGAAATCCACGAACAGCACCCGGCGGTGGCGGCGGCCAACGCGATGATCGAAAGAGCGCAGGCCGAAGTGGAGTACACCCGCCTTTCCAAGCAGGGGAATCAGCCGTCCATCCTCATCGGTACTCAGCATGACCGCGGCAGCCGGCAGGAATCCTTCAACAACGGCACCAATCTGGTGCTGCAGGTGCCCATCGGCGGCGATGCCTATAACGCGCCCTTCGTGGCCCAGGCCAATGTGGCCCTGACCCAGAAGATCGCGGACCGCGGCGCCTTGCTGCGCCAGTTGGAGAAAGCCCTGCACGAGGCCGAGCATAACCTGGAGGTGGACCGCGCGACCCTGGTGATTGCCGACGAGCGCAAAACCATCGCCGAGACCCAGCTCAAGATGAGCCGCTTGGCCTTTGAGGCCGGAGAGATACCGTTGATCGATTACCTCAAGATCCAGGCGACAGCCCAGGCCGCCATCCGCGATGCGGCGGAACGGGCGATCCTGCTGCAGCGGGATACCGCATTTTATAACCAGGTGGTGGGGGTGGTGCCATGAAGCGGATTCCGCTGCTCATCGGGCTGATCGCCAGCTTCTATTCCCTCCCAGTGTGGTCCCTGGAAACCGGAGTCCATCTGACGCCGGAGCAGGCGCAACACATCGGGGTGCGCAGCCTGAAGCCGGAGATGACCCGGCGGGAGCCCCTGATGCGGGCGCCGGCGCGGGTGCAATTGCCGCCCTATGACGAATTCCTGGTCAGCGCTCCGCAGCCGGGGTTTGTCGGCAAGGTCGAAGTGGCGTTGGGCGTCAATCTGAAGCGTGGCCAGGTGCTGGCCCAGATCCGCAGTCCCGAGCTGGTCGCCTTGCAGCGGAACGTGCTGGACGCCGCCAATGCGGCGCACCTCGCGGAGGCCAAGCTCCAGCGCGACCGGACTTTGCTGGCGGAGGGCATCATCGCCAGCATCCGCTATCAGGAAACCAAGAGCGATTATGACCGGCTGGCCATGGGCCTGCGAGAGGCCGAGCAGATGCTGGTTACGGCGGGCTTTAGCGAGGCGGATATCCGCGAGTTGAAGAAGGCACGGCGCTTGAGCAACGAAATCGCGGTACGTTCGCCCATCGACGGGGTGCTGCTGGAGCGCTTCGTGGTGACCGGCCAGCGCGTGGATCTGCTGGCGCCGCTGTTCCGCGTGGGCAAGCTGGAGCAATTGTGGCTCGAAGTGGACGTGCCCACGGAGCGTCTGGGCGAGGTGCAACTGGGCGACAGCGTGGAGATCATCGGGACAGGTTTGAGCGCCCGCATCACCCACGTCGGCCAGAGCGTCAATCCCGGTACGCAGAGCGCCATGGTGCGGGCGGTTATCGAAGGCCACACGGAGGCCTTGAAGCCCGGTCAGCATGTCAATGTGCAGTTGATGCACGCGAGTTCCGACCAGCTCTTCCGGCTGCCCGCCGCGGCGATCTTTGCCCACGAGGGCAAGGACTACGTCTTCGTGCGCACGCCGCAGGGCTTCGACGTGCGCCCGGTGGCTGTCGCCAGCCGCGATGATCGCTACGTTCTTATCCACGACGGCCTGAACGCCGGCGACGAAGTCGCGGTTCAAGGCGTGGCCGCACTCAAGGCCAGTTGGGTGGGCTTGGGGTCGGAGGAGTGATCATGGTGCGCCTGATCCAGTTCGCCCTGACCCAGCGCTTGCTGGTCATGCTCGGGGTGGCGCTGCTAGCCGGGGGCGGCTATTACGCCGCCATCAATCTGCCCATCGACGCCTTTCCCGATGTGTCGCCGACCCAGGTGAAGATCATCGTCAAGGCGCCGGGGATGACACCGGAGGAGGTGGAAGCCCGCATCACCGCGCCCATCGAGGTGGAACTGCTGGGCATACCGCGACAGGTCATGCTGCGTTCCATCGCCAAATACGCCCTGACCGACATCACCATCGATTTCGAGGAGGGCACCGACATCTACTGGGCACGGCAGCAGATCGCCGAGCGCCTCAACGGCGTCTGGGGCAACCTGCCGCAAGGGGTGGAAGGCGGGATCGCGCCCATGACCACCCCCCTTGGGGAGATGTTCATGTTCACCGTGGAGGGCGGCGACCTGGACCTGATGGAGAGGCGCAACCTGCTGGATTGGGTCATCCGCCCGGCCCTGCGCACCGTGCCCGGCGTCGCCGACGTGAATACCCTGGGCGGACTGGCGCGTAGCTTCGAAGTGGTGCCGGACAATGGCCGCATGTCCGCCCGCGGCGTCACCATGGACCGCCTCATCCAGGCATTGCAGTTGAACAACCGCAACGACGGCGCCGGCAGGCTGGCCGAAGGCGAGGAAGCCTTGTTGGTGCGGGCCGAGGGCCGGATTCGCAATCTCGATGACCTGCGCTCGACGGTGGTGGATACCCGCGACGGGGTGGCCATCACCGTGGGCGATGTCGCCGAGGCTAAGATTGGCGCCCTGACCCGCTACGGCGCCGTCAGCCAGAACGGACGCGGAGAAGTGACCGAGGGCCTGGTGCTCAGCCTGCGCGGGGCCAACGCGCGGCAGGTGGTGGCAGGCGTGGAGCAGAAGCTCAAGGAGATTGCTCCGGCTTTGCCCCAGGGCGTCACTGCCCATGTGTTCTACAACCGCAGCGGGCTGGTGGAGCGCGCCGTCCACACGGTGGTCAAGGCGCTCACCGAAGCGGTGGTGCTGGTGCTGGTGCTCTTGATGCTGTTCCTGGGCGAGTTGCGCGCCGCGTTCACCGTGGCCTGCATCCTGCCTCTAGCCGCCCTGATCACCTTCATCATGATGCGCCAGTTCGGTCTCTCGGCCAATCTCATGAGCCTGGGCGGCCTGGCCATCGCCATCGGCATGCTGGTGGATGCCGCCGTGGTGGTGGTGGAAAACATCGCCACGGCGCTCGGCAAGGAGCGCGAAAACAGTGGCCTGCCGCGGCTGCACGTGATCTACCGGGCTACCCGCGAGGTGGCGGCGCCGGTGACCTCGGGCATCCTCATCATCATCATCGTGTTCCTGCCCTTGATGACTCTGCAGGGGCTGGAGGGAAAGCTGTTCACGCCGGTGGCGCTGACCATCGTTTTCGCCCTGGGCG
This Methyloterricola oryzae DNA region includes the following protein-coding sequences:
- a CDS encoding TolC family protein, which translates into the protein MNGIRRGALALLFAMYGCLAGASEGGTLVGHFDPLVLDDHLSLHQVIDETFAQYPQGAVITSLQDEAKALHQRSDSLVAGYPMIYLQWIDDHVFNGRGFMEIQTGYQIPIWMWGQRSASRQVAQDAENSAALFSSALKHEVAGLVRDALWNLELVQNRHELAQKVYEVSRQLVAAVSRRVDLGDLARADLLLAQSDLLEKKSLLTLAEAEVMHARKAYTNLTRMTRAPKSFTEKLSGTTEIHEQHPAVAAANAMIERAQAEVEYTRLSKQGNQPSILIGTQHDRGSRQESFNNGTNLVLQVPIGGDAYNAPFVAQANVALTQKIADRGALLRQLEKALHEAEHNLEVDRATLVIADERKTIAETQLKMSRLAFEAGEIPLIDYLKIQATAQAAIRDAAERAILLQRDTAFYNQVVGVVP
- a CDS encoding efflux RND transporter periplasmic adaptor subunit, giving the protein MKRIPLLIGLIASFYSLPVWSLETGVHLTPEQAQHIGVRSLKPEMTRREPLMRAPARVQLPPYDEFLVSAPQPGFVGKVEVALGVNLKRGQVLAQIRSPELVALQRNVLDAANAAHLAEAKLQRDRTLLAEGIIASIRYQETKSDYDRLAMGLREAEQMLVTAGFSEADIRELKKARRLSNEIAVRSPIDGVLLERFVVTGQRVDLLAPLFRVGKLEQLWLEVDVPTERLGEVQLGDSVEIIGTGLSARITHVGQSVNPGTQSAMVRAVIEGHTEALKPGQHVNVQLMHASSDQLFRLPAAAIFAHEGKDYVFVRTPQGFDVRPVAVASRDDRYVLIHDGLNAGDEVAVQGVAALKASWVGLGSEE